The genomic DNA TGGGTAGCGATCGGCAAGTGTCTCGATCGCGTAGATGCTGAGTGCAGTGTCGGGAGAATCGGCGCTGGCGACCAACAGATCCTTTGCCGATTCATGATCCATCTGCACGATCGAGCTAAGGGCCTGGACCCTCAGTTCCGTCAGTGCTCTCTCGTTTTCGAGCAAGCCGATCAGGGCGGACGGAGCGATCGCGACGTTCATCATTCTCGCCGCCCGTACTGCAGCAACCACAACATTCGGTTCCCCGGTCGCGGCCAGTTGCCCCAACACGGCGGCCGCTTGAACGCGATCGAATGTGCGGGAATCGACGCTCAAGTCGCGGCGGATTCCTTCGACGCGGTCGAGCACGGGCGGCGCCAGCCACTGACTGAGCGCATTGCACGCGTCGACTCGCAACTCAACCGGGTGCTCTTTGTTCGACGCATAGTCGAGCAACCGACTGGCGGCTGCAGCGGTGCCCAAGCGAAAGTTTGCATTGATCGCTCGGCGGACAAAGGGTTCGCCACGTTTCGCAGAGCCATCAAGAGCAGCGGCTAAGTCGGACATAGCGTTTTCGATCGACAAGTCATCGTGGATCGCACGGGCGGCGGCGGCCGAAACCCACGCCGATGGATCGGCTAAGAATTCGGAGACCATTGGGCTCCCTTGGCGACGCAAAGCGAGGACGCAGACAAGCCGCGTCATCTCGGATTGGTTGTCAGCTTGGGCGGCCAATTGGGAATCACTAGCCGAAGCTGCCAAGGCAGACACAAGCGAATGCCGCAGGTAATGCTGGTCCGTATTCAGCAGGCCGCTTTGCTTTAACAGCGGCGCGACCGCAGTTGGACTCGGCTGGCGTGCGATCGCAAGGCCCGCGTTGACGCGGACGTGCAAATCCGCATCGTCCAACAGATCGATAAGCCCCGGAATGGTCCCATCGGTATCGCCTGAGTCGCGAATCTCACCGATCGTTTTTTCAGCTTGAGCGCGAACCGCTGCATCGGGATCGCTGAACGCATCGACCAGCGCCGGGATGACCGTCTTGTCACCGGAGCGGCCCAGTTGTCCCAAGCCCCAGACGCAATGGAGCTTTGCCAGTTGATCGACTGATTGCGAGCTCAAGTGGCTTTGCAACCTCTTGGCTTGTTGTTTTTCGACCAGCGCAAACTGGGCCCCCATCCGAACACGCATGTCCGCATGACTCAACAAGGCAACTAGTTCATCCACTTCCCGCCCATCGAAGCCCGCGGCAAGCAACTTCTGCACTTCACCGCGAACGGCGAGATCGGCACCGGGCACATCGATGCGAATGACAGAGCCTTTCTCGTCTAACGGATAACCGCCATCCCAGTCGGCACCGTAGAGGGCTCCGTCGGGACCAAACGCCAGTCCAACGATCGCGTTGCCGGAGCCGATTTCATGATCATCGATCATCCGGAAACTGTCCCCGTCGGATTCGACACGGAATGCATACTGATGTCCACGCGGCGCGTTGGTTGCGAAGAAGTGGTTGTAATAGGCGGGGCTGAGCGCGGTGCCGGGATTAAATTTGAAACCCGCCGGACCATCGATGTAGTGACTGATCGGCGGAATGATGTAGGCCGGATGTTGGTCTTCGGCGAGCTGCCAAAGTTTCTCATCGGTCCAAGGGTTGTAATCGCTGCCGCGATACTGGTAGTGGCAACGCCACCCCGCATCCATTCCATCGACGATCGCGATGAACCGCTCGCGTTCGCCCGGTTGATCGGCATCGTTGTCGATCCCGAAAATGTTTCCATATAGGTCGAAGGCAAACTCCTGCACGTTTCGCAGGCCGTGGGCGAAGACCTCGAAATCGCTGCCGTCGGGATTGCACCGCATCACGCCGCCCTCGTTGGGATACGCGATGTTCAATCCTTCTTTTGTCGTGACGTTGATTCCTTTGTCACCGATCGACCAATAGACTTTGCCGTCCGGGCCCAGAGTCAGCCCATGCATGTCGTGACCGGCGTAAGCGATGTGCAGCCCAAAACCCGTCGCCATGATCTCACGTGAATCGGCAACCCCGTCGCCATCCGCGTCGTTCAACTTCCAAACGTCGGGAGCGATCGTCGCCCAGACGTCGCCATCGAGCGCCATCACTCCCGCCGCGATCCCTGTGACTTCGGTGTTAAACCCTTCGGCAAACGTCGTAATCTCATCAGCTGTGCCGTCGCGATCGGAATCGACAAGGCGGAAGATCCGTTCGCTAATCACCGTCAAGTCGCGCCAGTCGTGATGGCCATCCTTATTTAGATCACCAACATGTTTGCTCTGCTGCTTGTCATCGCCACCGATGGCAAGCTTGGAATGGTAGAACTGCCGCTTGTCTTCAACGCTTTTGAAGCCGACGTCATCGGGAATCCAGTCTCGATTGGCGCGGATGTCCAGATCCTGTGATTTTCGACGTCGGGTTTGTGTGACATAAACGCGTCCCTGATCGTCGACACTGATCGCGACGGGGTCGGGAACATTGATCGCCCCACTCCAACGCTGGTACTCCAAAGCGGGACGCTGCGGCTGGTCGGCAGCATCTTGGGCGAGCAGCGACGATGCCAAAAACAGCAGGGCGCAGGTGACGATCCAAGCGGTCGATCGTTGATTCATGAGGTTTGTTTCAGTTCGTAGAGCCAACTTCGGCGGGCAGCCAAAGTGAGCGTGGATGAGGCCGGTGGAGCGGCAAAAAAGGATGACTAGTGCTTTGTCAGGCTTTGATTTTGGGGTAGAGGGATTTTAGTTTTGTTCTCGCATCTTTGACTTGGAATTGCCAGTCAACGCCACGCTGTCTTCTGTTTGAGTGTGAGGACCACGCCTGTGTTTCCTTTCTCAGCGGCGCAATCGTCGCGAATCGACGACCGTTGATACACTGCCGCGTCATTGAACTGAGTTCGTTCTCAGCCGCGTTGAGCCAACTTCCATGCTTGGGTGTGTAACGGAACTCGATGCGACGAACCAAGGCACGGGCTTTTTCTGGCTTAAAGGCCTCGTAGAAGGCGCCTTTGGTGTGGGTATTGAGATTGTCACATACCAGGATGATCTTCTTCGCCTTTTTGTAGCGTGTCGTCAGCAGTGCCTCCATTTCGATGGCCCAATCGACCTTGGTTCGCTTTGGACGCACGGTGACTTCTCTCCATCCGGCCAGCGGCTCGGTGAACATGAACACGCTGGCGGTTCCGCACCGTTCATACTCGTAATCGACGCGTCGAGCATGATTGCGGGTCGCCGGGATCGGCGTTCGCGTCTCTTTGTGAAGCTGGACCGGCTGTTCGTCCATGCACACCACGGGATAGTCCGAATCATACGGTTCTTCGTAGGTATCTAGGACTTCTTCCATGCACGCTACAAATTCGGAGTCGGCGTCGGGTGGAATCACCCAATACTGGATCTTGCGATTGGTCATGCCGTTTGTTTAAGCGTTTGGCGAACGGTTTCGTAGCTGATCGAGTCCACGATCCCCAGTTCTACCACGTGGTCTGCCAACAGACGCAGCGACCAACTCGCGAACCCTTTGGGAGGTTTCCCCAACCGCAAGGCGATCACTTTCGCTTCTTGCTTTCCGTCAAGCGTCTTCTCTCGCGGGGCGCTCAAACGCGGTTTCCCGTGCAGCGCCGTATCGAACCCTTCGGTCACCAAACGTTTGCGAAGATTCTCCACGGTCTGAATCCGACACGCCAAAGCTTCCGCGATTTTGGCGTCGCTCCAGCCAGGTCCTTCCGTGTCAGCTTTGAGAAGGATCATCGCCCGCCGTACCTTCTGCGAGGAGCCTTTCAGCTTCTTTACAATCGCCGTCAGTTCTTCCCGTTCTGTATCCGAAAGCCGAACGATATACTTCTTAATCATCGAATCCTCCGTGACTCGTGGGGCAATCGACCCACAAACTCCCGGATTCTTCCAATTCAGGAAACCCCAATTCCTAAGGCTGACAAAGCACTAGTCTAGCTACACACTTCGTCGTCTGCAAGGAAAACGACGCCTAGTCCGGCGCCTCCGTTCACAGGATCATTTTACCACGGCGGGCTGCGACTGGAGCTATTTAGACTGAGGTTCGAGTGGCTCCCGCCAACGGAGTCGCAAGGCCACTTCAAGTGACCGTTTGGCGTGCAGTTGTTTCCCGCCGGCCTGCGGTTCCTCGATCAGCGGTTGCCGGTTAGGCTGGCATCTCTCGTTCATTTTTAGTCCGGAGCCGTTTGCTTTCCCAATCGAGACATCATGAAAGCTGCCACGATCAGCCAGTTGAAGAAGGAGCTCGTCAAGCTAGAACAAGACGAATTGCTGGACGTTTGTCTTCGCTTGGCCAAGTTCAAAGTCGAGAGCAAAGAATTGCTGACCTATCTGTTGATGAAAGCAGATGACGAGATCGGTTACGCAAACGAGCTGTGCAGCGAGATCGACCTGCAACTCAACACCCCAGGACGGATCCACAAGAAGACGCTTCGCAAGGTGGTTCGGTGGATGGACAAGTCGCTACGGTTCTCGGGGAACAAGGAGACGGAGCTGCATGTGCGGATTCACTTTTGCCGGCGGATTCAAGACAAGCAGATCAGCTTTGGCGATTGCCGCGTCAGCGCGAACCTTTATGCCACGCAACTGAAGAAGATCG from Rosistilla oblonga includes the following:
- a CDS encoding PVC-type heme-binding CxxCH protein; the encoded protein is MNQRSTAWIVTCALLFLASSLLAQDAADQPQRPALEYQRWSGAINVPDPVAISVDDQGRVYVTQTRRRKSQDLDIRANRDWIPDDVGFKSVEDKRQFYHSKLAIGGDDKQQSKHVGDLNKDGHHDWRDLTVISERIFRLVDSDRDGTADEITTFAEGFNTEVTGIAAGVMALDGDVWATIAPDVWKLNDADGDGVADSREIMATGFGLHIAYAGHDMHGLTLGPDGKVYWSIGDKGINVTTKEGLNIAYPNEGGVMRCNPDGSDFEVFAHGLRNVQEFAFDLYGNIFGIDNDADQPGERERFIAIVDGMDAGWRCHYQYRGSDYNPWTDEKLWQLAEDQHPAYIIPPISHYIDGPAGFKFNPGTALSPAYYNHFFATNAPRGHQYAFRVESDGDSFRMIDDHEIGSGNAIVGLAFGPDGALYGADWDGGYPLDEKGSVIRIDVPGADLAVRGEVQKLLAAGFDGREVDELVALLSHADMRVRMGAQFALVEKQQAKRLQSHLSSQSVDQLAKLHCVWGLGQLGRSGDKTVIPALVDAFSDPDAAVRAQAEKTIGEIRDSGDTDGTIPGLIDLLDDADLHVRVNAGLAIARQPSPTAVAPLLKQSGLLNTDQHYLRHSLVSALAASASDSQLAAQADNQSEMTRLVCVLALRRQGSPMVSEFLADPSAWVSAAAARAIHDDLSIENAMSDLAAALDGSAKRGEPFVRRAINANFRLGTAAAASRLLDYASNKEHPVELRVDACNALSQWLAPPVLDRVEGIRRDLSVDSRTFDRVQAAAVLGQLAATGEPNVVVAAVRAARMMNVAIAPSALIGLLENERALTELRVQALSSIVQMDHESAKDLLVASADSPDTALSIYAIETLADRYPSDALAILERKLQQTDVIAVKQACIAGLGKIANRDADAILQQLASQLLDGTLPSELSLDVYQAVQARAEDAAPMRSIQESLSRQQTERAAALKLGDTADQIKFAFSGHGGDVARGKQIFQTNLRAQCSRCHRIGKRGSNIGPELTKIGKQRDLNHLLRAVVAPSADIEPKYFTQVVLLLSGQAVKGSIKSENDDETIVIDSSGKEIKIASDEIEEIIDQKVSLMPDMTEALSPLEVRDLVAFLNSLK
- a CDS encoding IS630 family transposase (programmed frameshift) — translated: MKKYIVRLSDTEREELTAIVKKLKGSSQKVRRAMILLKADTEGPGWSDAKIAEALACRIQTVENLRKRLVTEGFDTALHGKPRLSAPREKTLDGKQEAKVIALRLGKPPKGFASWSLRLLADHVVELGIVDSISYETVRQTLKPNGMTNRKIQYWVIPPDADSEFVACMEEVLDTYEEPYDSDYPVVCMDEQPVQLHKETRTPIPATRNHARRVDYEYERCGTASVFMFTEPLAGWREVTVRPKRTKVDWAIEMEALLTTRYKKAKKIILVCDNLNTHTKGAFYEAFKPEKARALVRRIEFRYTPKHGSWLNAAENELSSMTRQCINGRRFATIAPLRKETQAWSSHSNRRQRGVDWQFQVKDARTKLKSLYPKIKA